The following proteins are encoded in a genomic region of Neurospora crassa OR74A linkage group VI, whole genome shotgun sequence:
- a CDS encoding pre-rRNA processing protein gives MATPTPATCQSQFEQGVAIALHLWPALSLAVQNNWGGPDSADKRDWFAGAVVDLFPDLNKVLAPASEKQQQPSNTTQKSTDDHEEATEEPDQLDIETVLLQVMLDEFEVNVDDDSAFEVAEQILRVRLGCLKGKFDEVDALRRRFEGKGGNKKVVFKKAEDQDNDTDWDTDDDEEVDSDEEMGDAPALVPTTQQPKEKVEPEVDEDGFTKVVGKKRR, from the exons ATGGCCACCCCCACCCCAG CAACCTGCCAATCCCAATTCGAACAAGGCGTTGCCATTGCCCTGCATCTCTGGCCCGCTCTCTCCCTCGCCGTGCAGAACAACTGGGGCGGTCCCGACTCGGCCGACAAACGCGACTGGTTCGCCGGCGCCGTCGTCGACCTCTTTCCCGATCTGAACAAAGTGCTCGCTCCTGCGTCCgaaaagcaacaacaaccctcgAACACAACACAAAAGTCCACCGACGACCATGAAGAAGCAACAGAAGAACCCGACCAGCTCGACATTGAGACCGTCCTCCTGCAAGTAATGCTGGACGAGTTTGAGGTCAACGTCGATGACGACTCGGCCTTCGAGGTGGCCGAGCAGATCCTGCGCGTGCGCCTGGGCTGTCTAAAGGGCAAATTCGACGAGGTGGATGCGCTGCGCAGGCGGTTCGAGGGCAAGGGAGGCAATAAGAAGGTGGTGTtcaagaaggcggaggaccAGGATAACGACACCGATTGGGACacggatgacgacgaggaggtcgACAGTGATGAGGAGATGGGTGACGCGCCGGCGCTGGTTCCCACCACGCAGCAGCCAAAGGAGAAAGTCGAGCCTGaggtggatgaggatgggttCACCAAGGTTGTgggcaagaagaggaggtga
- a CDS encoding fmp-52, whose translation MSTSTPTSTALIGSTGLVGSHILSTLLTSPTTSSQVQTISRRAPANPTNSSRLSPTVNADTSTWPTLLSSLVPLPTTVISSLGTTRVAAGGIANQWKIDHDLNVDLAKAAKQAGVKNFVFISSAGTRGALSTKVPYSQMKRGVEDTIQSLDFEHGIILRPGLILGEREKAQHAGQGLLYGLVRGLGRWVSLGVQDRFAQEAEVIARAAVKAAKMAEEGKAPGKWWVLEQDEIVKLGREEWKE comes from the coding sequence ATGTCAACCTCCACCCCCACTTCCACCGCCCTAATCGGCTCAACCGGCCTCGTCGGCTCCCACATCCTCTCAACCCTCCTCACCTCAcccaccacttcctcccaAGTCCAAACCATCTCCCGCCGCGCGCCCGCCAACCCAACCAACTCCTCTCGCCTTTCTCCCACCGTCAACGCCGATACCTCAACGTGGCctaccctcctctcctccctggTTCCCTTGCCGACAACCGTCATCTCCTCTCTGGGAACCACTCGCGTCGCGGCAGGCGGCATCGCCAACCAGTGGAAGATTGACCACGACCTCAACGTGGACCTAGCCAAAGCCGCCAAACAAGCGGGAGTCAAGAACTTTGTCTTTATCTCGTCCGCGGGGACTAGGGGCGCTTTGAGCACCAAGGTGCCCTATTCGCAGATGAAGCGCGGGGTGGAGGATACGATTCAGTCTCTGGATTTCGAGCACGGCATCATCCTCAGGCCGGGCTTGATCTtgggagagagggagaaggcaCAGCATGCGGGTCAGGGATTGCTGTATGGGCTGGTAAGGGGATTGGGGAGGTGGGTTAGCCTGGGCGTGCAGGATCGGTTTGCGCAGGAGGCGGAGGTGATTGCGAGGGCGGCGGTCAAGGCGGCGAaaatggcggaggaggggaaggcgCCGGGGAAATGGTGGGTGTTGGAACAGGATGAGATTGTCAAGTTGGGGAGGGAAGAGTGGAAGGAGTAA
- a CDS encoding transcription initiation factor TFIIE: MSSSLERQQASFMSSMSAASSKLAGTKRALAPPSPSPSVGSVASAVAAGSGTPRKAADRVDTPAHNIVYSQPAATGTGLNIITQVTYAIAWLRGKDEPRTYLEILGHLSGLHWSPSYQEEFVEAMRRTREIQWIPDPNLSEQTWQSGTYLHRPKVPGVRNKTQLLAYLQKKTDASCVGVKELKDGWPDCEKAINELEAEHKILVIRVKKEGSPRYVWLDDPSLFHEVDPELKVMWQKVEVPGTDTIVQRLKAASQKPASEDPRDKMTAAPKAEKKKRAQRRTGKATNTHMEHLLKDYSHMKR; the protein is encoded by the coding sequence ATGTCGAGCTCACTCGAGCGTCAGCAGGCGTCGTTCATGAGCAGCATGTCCGCCGCTTCCTCGAAGCTGGCGGGCACCAAGCGCGCTCTCGCCCCGCCATCGCCGTCGCCCTCGGTCGGCTCCGTCGCCTCGGCCGTCGCTGCCGGCAGCGGCACCCCTCGCAAGGCGGCAGACCGCGTCGACACGCCCGCACACAACATCGTGTACTCTCAGCCGGCcgccaccggcaccggcctcaacatcatcacacaGGTTACATACGCTATCGCTTGGCTGCGCGGCAAAGATGAGCCGCGCACGTACCTGGAAATCCTGGGCCACCTTTCGGGCCTGCACTGGAGCCCGTCGTACCAGGAGGAGTTTGTAGAAGCGATGCGCCGCACGCGCGAGATTCAGTGGATTCCCGACCCGAACTTGAGCGAGCAGACTTGGCAGAGCGGGACGTATCTACACCGACCCAAGGTGCCCGGCGTCCGGAACAAGACGCAGCTGCTGGCCTACCTACAAAAGAAGACGGACGCGAGCTGTGTGGGTGTGAAGGAGCTCAAGGACGGCTGGCCCGATTGCGAGAAGGCCATCAACGAGCTCGAGGCGGAGCACAAGATTCTGGTGATCCGTGTCAAGAAGGAAGGCTCGCCGCGCTATGTCTGGCTGGATGATCCCAGCTTGTTCCACGAGGTCGATCCGGAGCTAAAGGTCATGTGGCAGAAGGTCGAGGTGCCGGGAACCGATACGATTGTTCAGCGACTCAAGGCCGCGTCGCAGAAGCCGGCGAGCGAGGATCCGAGGGATAAGATGACGGCTGCGCCgaaggcggagaagaagaagagggcgcAGAGGAGGACGGGCAAGGCGACGAATACGCACATGGAGCATTTGCTCAAGGATTACAGCCACATGAAGCGGTAA